The following is a genomic window from Amphiura filiformis chromosome 4, Afil_fr2py, whole genome shotgun sequence.
TCATTTTTGTATGCATCTAATGAACAAATCATGTACAACTTCACCATGCTCAGTGCTTCAAGCATCCCTTTACAGTTTTAGGTAGCGTTATACACTTTATGTGTTTATTACAGTACATGTTATGctaatgcacttatcaagtctttcccctGCCCTGGGGGATCAAGGACTATTGGCGGGGAAATACATTTTGCCAGCGTGACATCCCCGGCACTGACCCGTTAAAGTCCCGGCCCACGGGCATAAATTTTCTGTACATCCCCGCTATGACTCGGCCCCGCTAGCCGGGCTACAGTGTGACAATCCCGGCACAATCCCCGACCCCATGGGCCGGGACTTGCGTTAAAACAATGTACAATCCCGGCTATGCCCCGGCCCATCTTGCAGAGTTTAATATACCTGTGTCGATTATTGAATGAAcgaaattataggcctaataaaaaaaaGATCGATTGGATTATTTGGATAGCAGTGATCGTACACAACACGGCCGATTTAATAGTGCATGCCGATAATTTAAAAGACATGAACATGTTTAAGCCTTAACTTACATGCAGACGCaaggatttaaacaaaataaagtgttttaaaaaaAGTAGGCTTTCATTTATAGATGCACAAAATtggtttttaaaatttacttataACAAGTAATTACCCCACTCCTCAGTTTGCTTTGTACTTGTAGTGCCACAATCGTGAAAATAGTGCATTACAGAAGAGTATGCATGTCAAAATCGGCAGTTCTTGGTATACGGTACCGGGTACTGATGTTTTTTAATGGTGTGACTTCTTCGTGAAAGTCCTCGCTATGTCCCGGCAGTGCGGGGGAAAAAATTGTACACCCCGGCAAAAGCCCCGCTAACATGAATGATTGGCCCGGCATAGCGGGGACGATCTACTGtacatccccggccaagtcccggctaACTTCCCGGCCTGCTGGGCAATGATTTTGTGTACATCCTCGGCTACGTCCCGGCATGTTCCCCGCTATgtcccgggtcccccagggccggggaaagacttgataagtgcataaTGAAATGTCCAGTTTTGACATTGTCAGTTTTAGACAATTAAGAATTCAGAAAGCTGTAACTTGTATTATTAAAGGATTATGGTTAGGAATGAGATTCAGGATTAGGGTAAAGCTTAGAGTTTGTTTAATGTAAAAGGATACTGTACAATTTAATGCAAATGATATCATTATCCTGTACAAATATTTCTTAGACTTCTGATCAAAAAAATTATTAACTTAATGTTCTACAAGGCAGTTCAGTTACCTTAATGTGCAAGGCACTTGAATCTGATGCATGATGGTACAAGTTCGAGCTCACTTAGTGTCAATTTCTGTTTTCTTGGAAACATTGAGTCTGCTTAAAAAAGTCTGGACAAGAAACTAATTGCTAATTGTCTCAGTCTACTTGTACCAAACTGATattggctgtgatggtttatgtAAGTCAATTAGGACTTCCTCTGATCTTGAACTGCGCATCCTTTGAATCGTTTTTTAATGATTTGGGCTTCTGTGGTCAGCAACTTTCTGTAAGTGTGCAGCCTTGTGGGTCTGACAGCACACTATAAAGATCATCACTCTGATGATGGGTCCGAGGGTAAGGCAatcaataaatctaatgattttacTTAAGGTCCTTATTTATGTATATAAGTACATAGATATTGTAATTACTTTGAATGTCTTCTGCTCCTTGGTCAACTTCATCAGTGGTATCTCTTGTTTGGTCAGCATCTGTATCATTAAATGTCAAATAAGGAAGTGATTAGGCTAATAAAGAAACATTTCTCTCAGAAAGATCACCCCACCCCCACAtttaaattttgcatttcaaCATAAGAGCCAGCATATGAATGTAGGTTCAAGCACCATGTCATGTGTCAGCACATGATTCTGCAAAACTGTAAACTTACAAAAATGTTTAACGATGAACCATGTAGATATGTGGTGCAAAAGGGAAACATAGTTGCTCACTAAACTAAGTTTTTAAATATTCCCTGGGTCTCTTTGTGATGTTCTTTCTATTTTCCAGGCAGAGGTTTGAAATCATTTTGGTCTATGTGTGTAAGCTTGGTTTGCCTTCATTCGGTAGTCAATATGATAAGATTAGAATTTACGGACTCACCAGATTCAAGGCCAAATTGTTCCTTTATCTCTGCAGTGTGTATGGGTTTTCTCCTTTCACAAAACACAACTTCTTGGCTCAAGCATTTCACAAATGGAAGTAAGTGACAACTATCAACATCACAGGGACAAGCAATGCTGAAAGTGTATTCTATTCTTTTAGCCCAAATTTCCTTCAGGTCGCTAAGTGACTCTTCTAAGAAGCCTTTGACCTGCAAGAGGACATGAAGATAGTGAAAAATGATAACAAAGTCTTACTTATAAAGAAATGTAGAATTatagattaaaaagtatgtttGATTTATTGACAGAGAAATAAGACAATCATAGGCGTAGTTCCAGGGgggcaatattttgccaggggatggtccatacaatcacccccccaatgttgacgcctgcaaTATGATAATGGGTTTctcaccaaattaacctcatatttgcccattttagccccaaaagtgcaaattttcacacgcttcgcgcgcatttattctacttttacaccatatttcatccatcagtttagcttcaaaataggaCATTTTCTTGCGTGcgggtcgccaaaaggtgctggattgactatacttcaagaattccatccccccaatgtcaaaaagaaatctacgtcactgaAGACAATGCATTAAGATGTTGAGGCAACTTGCAGCAtcacaaaaatggaaaaaaaaattggcaacacaAGTGCATTCACCTCCAAGGAAATTAACAAGATGCAATACACACACAGTGGGTGGCAAACTCTATTGGGGTTAAGTTTTCCATGTGCAGCGCCAGGTGCAGCGCTATCATCCGCTATGTggcaaatctttacggtatttTAATAGAAGTGCATATGAATGGTATATAATAACTTTAAGATACACTTAACTGCACATACAATCATAACTATTTATAGACTCCTTAATGCAACATATACATATTATGTCAAGTTTtcttaaaaatacacaaaatgtgATAAGAGCATAAAGGAATAATATTTACCTTGTGAACAGCTTGTTTTAGTTGCTTGTTTCTAGAAGTATTTGTCATACATTGCATTGGCATACCAACAACGTCTGAGGCTTCAATGACTACCTAATTATTTGATgtatgaaaaagaaaagaaaacagagAGAAATAAAATTATCACTCTGTtgaactatactatgatcagctcataatttGCTGacatagtgcatgttagtaaccattggttactggttcaagcctgggctcgtacacctgttccaaattatgatatgccataagctttgtgttgtgatcatttagatcagtagttcataacaaagaaagcgtgagccagttgacctagcaacggtcatattctaatgtgcactacgcTAGCATATAGGCTGGACtcgtaacattgtggattgatatagaattgtGTACACACAGTGGGCGCTGCACCTTCGTGAATTGCGCTTTGCGTGTTGTGTGACTGACGCACGTTTTTGTGAATTGACATGGGCTAAGTTGGGACTTCATTGAGGAGCACGCAGTAACAAGAAACAAATTAATTCTTCAATGGCTCGCTTGTTCCAAGCTAAAGGCATCAGGACTCATTACAAACCCGTGAACTCCATCCGGCAACACGTGGTAGCGCCTAAGGACAAGACCAAAACAGATCAAAGATCTGGTACAGTCTATCACATAACTTGTGATGACTGTGACGCGGCCTATGTCGGAGAATCAGAACGCTCACTGAAAGCTAGGTTAGCTGAGCACCGAAGACCTAGTAGTACCTCCTCCCCTGTGGCCCAACATGTCAAAGCGTCCAAACACACCATCGACTGGAACAAGGTCAAAGTACTGGATCAGGACTCCAACTGGTACAACAGAGGAGTGAGGGAAGCTATTAACATTCACAGACACCCCAGCAACCTAAACAAGGACAAGGGACGACACGACCTGGCACCCGTCTACCGGAACATCCTGTCACATGACGTTGTTGACAACAACTCGTCATGTGACACTCATCAAGatcaataacatcagtttgaaaaaggcttagcgaccgcaagccgaaagctcacgtaagtgaacatttttgttgtgagaacagtcataaattcatcaatataAATTAATTCTTACTAATTACAAGCTGATTATAGTATAAAGCATAAGATAGAATTCTTAATAACCTGACTAATCTCCCTATTTTATCCTTCTAAAATGGAGATTTTtttatcagaagaaagctcatatttttttaataaaaacatcccagtgaaattttaggccttaAATGTGTTCTGTTTAGAAAAAGTGATAGCCTATATCGCCATAGTGGTTACTACTGTTATATGAGCcattgtgaaacatgttttacatcaaaacagCTAGTGCAATTTAAATCATAACTTGATTATTTTGGTGCAGACCTCAATTTGTGTtataaaatataatatgaaaatatctgaccacccacctttaaaatCGCCAACATTATGCTACAATAATAAATACAAATGACTTGCTTTTATCCGGGCATCCTTAGGTGGTGCCATTTCAAGAATACACTCGTGAAAATTATCAGCATAAAATGTCACTCTTCCATACATCAGTATTGGCTCTACATTATCACATTGTTCTTGTGACCACTTAACAGCTCGTAGAACAATCCGATGAAAGAATCCATCTACAAAAATCAATAAGAAAGaaattaattatgcataatatATTGTGTACTTGACAGAGCAGTGGAAACATACTAGGTTAACAGCAAGGTGTCTTAATTATCTTGATTATGAGGGAGCTTTATGGTGCTTCAGTCcccaggttcaattcccagcGGTTGCTGGTAAAATGACCTAATTGTATTAAAATTTGTCTCCAGAAAACAAATGTTAATGGAATTTCAGTCcccaggttcaattcccagcGGTTGCTGGTAAAATGACCTAATTGTATTAAAATTTGTCTCCAGAAAACAAAATGTTAATGGAATTTGGTGGTTGTAAATCTTTTTCAGGTGCAAACTGCAGCACATATGTTTGTGCAATTTGGGGATAAACTGGAATATTAACACTAAATTtccatttttatgaaaaattgGGCATGTGGTAATTTTACTTCTCCAAAAGCTGACCACCAATGAGTATGAAATTTAATGTTGATAAAGCTATGAATGTCCACTTTCTGTGatgtaagttgcaaattaaaGTGTCACTGCAAACTGAAGATAACCATGGATAACAATGGCTATATAACGCCTATACTTTCTACACATTCATGCAGGGGGGAGGGGGTGAcagggtatatatatatatatatatgtgtggggggtaggggtgtgtgtgtgtactgTTATGGCCCTCACTTTCAATTTTGAACTACTTTTGAGTTGACTAAAACTGTTACAAAACCTATGAATATAAGTTAATAGATTATTGATTTTTCCAATCTTAGGAGCAAACTCCCTGCTCCGAATATTGGGGCTTTTGGTATGTGCAACGATGGGGTCAGAACAAAATGGTGGGTTTTAAAACTGGCATTTGGAAATAGGAGCATTGTTCAAAATCAGATATTTGTATCTAATAAGTAATGATCTTGTACCTGGCAGAAATCCATGAAAGTTGACATAAAATGTTCTTGACGGTCTGTTTATACTAGTGGCAGTGACAGCGTCTACTTGCTGATGGTGCTGTGATGGTTGAAGGCGGGATGGCACAAAGTAACATTTGCAACTTTGCTGAGAGTAAGAGGTAAACAACAAACACATATGGATGTTTTGCCATGCAGAACAtgcaataatttcatgcacaacaaTCCAATTTAAATGCTAACTATAACATATGAAACTTCTTGTAGTGAAAATAATCTTCAGAATATTATAATAAGATAAAAAGGTCACtgtctttctttcattttcatttcatagtTAAATACATGGTAATGGCGTGGTAAAGGCACACAACGTCTTGCAACCCTGATGGCTGATGCAAAATATATATTATCTTTGATCAAAGAACAGCTGGACAATTGGTTGGCccctttaaggaatcggatagcaaggtttgcacagtatttttgtgggacctaagcgcacatcagacacatcaaattgcattctgaagagaactgtcctgatgatatcaaataatttggattttttgcgatatagtacaaattttatggcaaattattaaaaattgatattttttgacatttaatagtcctcaaagtaaactttataaatctaaagatatgtacttaaagtgtatgtagctgggaggaaaagcagatgatcatttaaaaattttgaaatttattattGAATATATACAcactttttcccccaaagacctaaaaattaacatttaatattGATGTTAAAAATACTTGCAATGCATACACGTATGGTCTTCATCTTTTTCAAATATTCTAATTATAAATTCTTACCCCCTTAGGTGTCTCTTTCTCACAAAGGAGGTCAAATTTCTTCATCAGCTCCAGGAGAGCATTCTGAAAAGGTCACAatacatttcagttgattccatggGTACTAATACCTTTGTTACAGTGCCTTTGAttggttatacatgttataataaaaaaataattgaccaatcaaaatagagctttgaaaaagTTTATTACAATCACACATTTGCAGCACAGGGCTGGAGTGCAACAAATTCCCAATCAATAATTTGAGGTAACATACAAAACCACTCACATGATAAAACAGACCATTCATAAAAGcaaaattaaagaaaatgtttcagacacattttgatgaaaagtttGTTTGCATTATATGATAATATGCcacatattttttattattttttgtagtGAAATTTGCTGTCCCTCTAACAGTGGAATGAGGTTGTAGTGCATCCACTTCCTACTACGGAGTCATATGAATTTCATGGTCCAGTTAGTGAACACATTCAAGCACACACGAAATATCCATATTGGCTCTGTAGTAAAGAATGGGAGCTATACGTTCCCGGCAGCTTTCCAACACTATAACTTTAGTTATGAGTATCGTATGAATTTCTTACCTGCTTCCTTAAAACCATCATtaagttttctttttttataatatttttttatatttaaataaaaataattgatagcgtcatttattttttttctatAACGAGTGGTGCAATTTTGGAATGATTTCACGCACAATTTTCCAGAAATTGGCCGTCAAATTCGCTGGGTCTTTTTTCTTTCGTCGCCATAAGAAAACTGTAGCCGCTAAAAATCTCTTACCACTTCCAGAACCAGCTTCAAGAATTCCTGATTCTGTACATATAAAATTGATTGTGATTGGATGAAATATTCTGGTGTCTATTTTATTTCTAAAACTATCGAATCAGAAAGTCCGTAAGAAATTTCTGACTTCCGTGGCATTGATGAACAAACGAGTCACCGGTCCATTCAAAACACACGTAAATGACTACACCGATCAGTTGTTCGCGGGTCTGCGAGCACACCATTTAATGGAAAGAAAATACCGTTTTATTTCTTAAAtcgaaacattttaatataactatgtatcaatttattATATCAGGGATAAATGTATGAAGTTTTTAGTGTATGAAAAGTTTCGTAAAGTGAGTAAAATGAAGATTTTCTGCAACCCTTCGACCAAACTTTCACGCTCTTGGTGTTGTTGTTCATGCACGGTTCATTGATAGGGCCGCGGGACTTCTATGCAAGGGTGAAGCTTGATGAGTCCGTGTTTTGTCAAGCGCTGGTCGCCCAAGAAACAAAGCTAGTCATGTTTAtaagattttgttttgtttcctatgAAGTATTAAAATTGTATGTTTGAGAGTTTAATCTTGCAAAAACCACGAAAACTAAAAATAAACATCAACAATGATAATTACTATGACACACACACTGAAACACTCCCGTAGGAAATAATGGATTCTCCCAATTACCGAATTGACTGCTTGAGTGCCTTCTTCACAGAGAGGTATTGATTTTTCGATAACAGCACACAAACGGCATACAAGGAAATGTGTGCAATCATTTAATAGGTGCTGTTAACTGGACTTTTTAGGCAAAAGAAATTCATATGTACATCTAGTTTCACATAGCTAATGGTATATCATTGTCTGAGTTATGTGCACATGCAGAtaagcaatagctgccatttgcttTACTTTTGATAACCAAAACAACCCAAGTGAATGTTACAGGGGCAAATTGGGATAGGTTATTGGTCAGCAAGAATGTTATAGGGAAAATCAATATCTCACAATATTATGTTGGTTGTGCTGCAGAATGCATTTGACATGAAGCCGCTATATGCAATTCTATTTTACAAGATGTTCTTACACTTACACAATGATATGTGCACAGGTTACGTTTTTGTAACAAAACTTTTCATTTCTTGGACTAATTTGGGTTGTCAAGACAAATAGTTGGCTTAGTTACCTTTTTGGAGTGAGCCTCATCCTGTGAACTGCTTCCTAGAAATCGCtttaacaagtagttcatcagttGGTCATCAAGTATCCCATGCTTGAGGAGTTTGCTCCATGAGTCTATATCTATTGCACGCTATGATATAAGGATGAAACATCCCATGATTAATGATTGAGTGAAatcctttaaaaataaataataaacattgATGAGTATTGAATTAGGAATACAACTTCAAAAATGGCCTGGTACATGTACAACTACTTCATGCTATTCAGTGGCAGCGGAAGCATTTAAATCGGGGGGGGGGGTCGGCTGTCGAGCATATCTTGTTCCTGTTTTACTGGGACTTTTATTTGTGTGCAcgaaaatttcaatttcagactgttTTAGCTCCAAATGAAGGTGTGTTCAAAAATCACTAGTAATCAAATGCTAGTAGCATTTGCACAATCGCTACAAGCATCCAGTCGTGGCTAGCGATATAGTgacaaagttgccttcaagtcaACTGGTTGCAAATTGCTGCTAGGACATGCTAGCGACTTATTGATCAGATATCGGCAATAGCTTTTCTGGTAAGTGACAGAAGTTACATCACAAAAAAAGGCTACGCTCCTACCGACTGCTTTGTATGATATCACCTTAAAAGCAGCCAGGCATTTATACTGTTCATGTCTGGCATTTGACCCATCACATACACTGTTAGAGAATGCATGTGTAATGATTTATAAATTTTGCTGGGTCAGTTTCTACACCTTTACCTTGCTATCATCATCAACCACACACACAACTTCTTTGAATATCTTTATCAGCCAATTGGGGTCCAAGATAACAAGGTTTTTCAAGTCTTCACCACCATTTTTGATGTACACTATCTGGCCAATGTCATGGAAGTACTCTAGCATTGTCAGCATTTCTGATGATGATGGCACTTGCTGTGGAGCTCCTGGTAGGTCGCAGTAGCATTTTTCTGCCTGTAACAAgtcaaattacaaaatataaacagcACCTTTAGCATTTTGTTGAAGATTGTTGAGAAATTacaacaaatttgattttaatatcaAAAGCACAAAAAAGTACACTGCTGCCCAACTTAGTACTTCATTGGTGCTCAagagtacctgtgtgggtactctagagtacacatATCATAatcacacatacacacatactgGTACTGGCAGGACAGGTAATGGGGTCCGATTTCTAATTTGTGCTTCCTGTTGGAAACCCGGTTCTGACACTCTGTAATCGCAGGTACTCATGCTGTCGAAAATTTCGCAAAATTAGGGGTATTTTCAGATAAAGTGtgtgattcgcgaaacacacaaaaaagggtaaTTTTAAAAAGAGTGCTCTTAATGTATGTACCACATGTATATCCTAAATCATAGTTTCATTATTCTTCATTTACGAATCCTACGCACaacattacatcacatcaatATACAACACATTATACCCTATACGTGTTTCCGTCAGAAAGGGGTATATTAGAAATGTCATTTGTGTTTCAGCAAAAAAAAGGGACATTATTGATGggcaaaaaatttgcaaaatcgctaaaaataggggtgtttttatcATGAAAACTTCACGAAAGGAGATTCAAAAGGGGGTGTTGTCAAGGTTCGCCGACAAGCAAGAGTACTTGCGGATACAAGCAGTGCTAGAACTGGGGTTGGAAAcgccctaccaaaaccaaacttgagtaaccCCCTAGGCATACCTGCATACATAGATCTTACAAATCACCAATTCATTTAGATCATGGCAAGGGTAGCATGAAAGAAACATGAAGTATATAAGACCATTATGTAACACAATATGCACCacaggggccaaaggaggcatttttgaaaactgaattactataattattaccttatataaacattaggctatcatactgagaacaccaaaggtctagcatacttggttctaaagttctgaagttttgtcaTGTGTATTTtctgatgtattttattgttttttactacaTAGTTTTGCCtttatctgaatttttaatttgctgcctttggcccccatggaccagattataataaaaaacataaatcagcaagcaaataaaatgatcaggaaataaatgagttttttgATGTTTTGCTGAGCCAAATAGGATTTGATTCCATAATTTCAGCCCAGCAATATGGTGAAAGAtttatcagaatttttttaatgcTGAACAAGTAGGAGAGAGTGATCAGACtcaattaatttaataattttgatGAGATACATTTGCTTCTGTTACAGACCAGTCTTACTTCTTTCAGAGAAATGCATGGCTTTCCTTGGCGAGCTATTTCTTGAACTTTCTT
Proteins encoded in this region:
- the LOC140149934 gene encoding uncharacterized protein, whose translation is MPMQCMTNTSRNKQLKQAVHKVKGFLEESLSDLKEIWAKRIEYTFSIACPCDVDSCHLLPFVKCLSQEVVFCERRKPIHTAEIKEQFGLESDADQTRDTTDEVDQGAEDIQIEHEAEETDFKDVVELLRPEELQHLYIAMGIPHAQAEKAEKKANTSDVELKGMEVLYVWKQMNGPKATRNAILKALEKCSYISSKQQLENIWKKKYLLE
- the LOC140150387 gene encoding uncharacterized protein translates to MARLFQAKGIRTHYKPVNSIRQHVVAPKDKTKTDQRSGTVYHITCDDCDAAYVGESERSLKARLAEHRRPSSTSSPVAQHVKASKHTIDWNKVKVLDQDSNWYNRGVREAINIHRHPSNLNKDKGRHDLAPVYRNILSHDVVDNNSSCDTHQDQ